From Pseudobythopirellula maris, one genomic window encodes:
- a CDS encoding PEP-CTERM sorting domain-containing protein yields VPEPSSLLMGALAAVGLMKRR; encoded by the coding sequence GTCCCTGAGCCAAGTTCGTTGCTGATGGGGGCTTTGGCAGCCGTTGGGCTGATGAAGCGGAGGTGA